From a single Carassius carassius chromosome 8, fCarCar2.1, whole genome shotgun sequence genomic region:
- the mbpa gene encoding myelin basic protein, which translates to MATASTSGQSPFGLGRKKRSPGVLDQISRFFGGDKKRKGKGSFRGHLSSSPQRPHHSSTRRRGDVNPVVHFFRSFVSSPRPKSRWRELLGLASPSARGSESIRSPHRRRREQNTLSRIFNLGESRSRSPPKRWSTIF; encoded by the exons ATGGCCACTGCAAGCACCTCTGGACAAAGTCCCTTCGGGCTGGGCAGGAAGAAGAGGTCCCCTGGTGTCCTGGATCAGATCAGCAGGTTCTTCGGAGGAGACAAAAAGAGAAAGGGAAAG GGCTCATTTCGTGGTCATCTATCCTCCTCTCCACAGAGACCCCACCACTCGTCAACCCGTCGTCGTGGAGACGTCAACCCTGTGGTGCATTTCTTCAGGAGCTTT GTGTCCTCTCCTCGTCCCAAGTCGAGG TGGAGAGAACTTTTGGGCCTG GCATCCCCGTCAGCACGAGGCTCGGAGAGCATTAGATCGCCTCACAGACGCAGAAGGGAACAGAATACACTCTCCAGAATCTTCAACCTG GGAGAAAGCCGATCTCGCTCTCCACCCAAACGCTGGAGCACCATCTTCTGA